The following proteins come from a genomic window of Enterobacter chengduensis:
- a CDS encoding YceI family protein: protein MYRLFAFLTALLLSPPLYAAPKSYLIDTDNTAIRLSWHAFGGILSWATFSGVTGSVTLNPENDVDDHIHVTIPVATLVASNKLLTWQLKSDMFFESERYPTIEFISSRVVALGAGRFRVFGTLTVRNIARPVILEAVVKDPHAQAPTLDATTAISRASYGMDKFALVVDDRIAIAIAIKTNDAPSS, encoded by the coding sequence ATGTATCGCCTTTTCGCCTTTCTGACTGCCCTGCTGTTAAGCCCGCCCCTGTACGCAGCGCCAAAAAGCTACCTTATCGACACCGATAACACCGCCATTCGGCTTTCGTGGCATGCCTTCGGCGGCATCCTCTCCTGGGCGACGTTCAGCGGCGTGACGGGTTCCGTGACGCTCAACCCGGAAAATGACGTCGACGACCATATCCACGTCACCATTCCTGTGGCAACCCTGGTGGCCTCAAACAAGCTGCTCACCTGGCAGCTGAAAAGCGACATGTTTTTTGAATCCGAGCGCTACCCGACCATCGAGTTTATCAGCTCTCGCGTGGTCGCCCTGGGCGCCGGACGGTTCAGGGTGTTCGGCACGCTGACCGTACGAAACATCGCTCGCCCGGTGATCCTGGAGGCCGTGGTGAAAGACCCCCACGCGCAGGCCCCCACGCTTGATGCCACGACGGCGATCTCGCGCGCGTCCTACGGGATGGATAAATTTGCGCTGGTCGTGGACGATCGTATTGCCATCGCCATTGCGATTAAGACGAACGATGCGCCGTCATCCTGA
- a CDS encoding AbiV family abortive infection protein — MKKHDGISKYKLNKIAAESLRNSIRLHFDSILLYENGSYPSAFQLSVLALEEFSKAIWVDHYIWSSETNEGYPDVQFEQAWLKLLYLHPKKQWNFVAREIDDYSPGFISLIQRRELEEKKQNAIYVGLSRMKGGVDIDSRVSTPWRIKQKDARQFISVINDELLRIIARIEEDDFYFEGGKGMDEVFDYEIYKNLLQWPHKSGMRNNRWRKKNHLRK, encoded by the coding sequence GTGAAAAAGCACGACGGCATATCAAAATACAAGCTAAATAAAATAGCTGCAGAGTCTTTGAGAAATAGTATCCGTCTTCATTTTGACTCAATTTTGCTCTATGAGAACGGTTCGTATCCAAGTGCATTTCAGCTTTCAGTCTTGGCGCTTGAAGAGTTCTCAAAAGCCATTTGGGTAGATCACTACATTTGGTCATCTGAAACTAATGAGGGCTATCCAGATGTTCAGTTTGAGCAGGCATGGTTAAAACTTTTATACCTACATCCCAAAAAACAGTGGAATTTTGTAGCAAGAGAAATAGATGATTATTCTCCGGGTTTTATTTCACTGATACAGAGAAGGGAATTAGAAGAGAAAAAGCAGAATGCTATATATGTTGGTTTGTCTCGTATGAAAGGAGGTGTTGATATCGATAGCCGAGTTTCTACCCCTTGGAGAATTAAACAAAAAGATGCTAGGCAGTTTATATCAGTAATCAATGATGAATTACTAAGGATAATTGCGAGAATTGAGGAGGATGATTTTTATTTCGAGGGAGGCAAAGGGATGGATGAGGTGTTTGATTACGAAATATATAAAAATCTTTTGCAATGGCCTCATAAAAGCGGAATGAGAAATAATAGGTGGAGGAAGAAAAACCATCTACGGAAATAA
- a CDS encoding DUF2778 domain-containing protein, whose protein sequence is MINCTFRLNGNALSNLSCPGIGFFPAYSGNTGQYRNNPDSVAVKNVGPLPPGKYYIVDRPRSIGTRVKDYFATRYTGSDHSIWFALYREDNSIDDITFIDEVTRGNFRLHPAGYEGISNGCITLPSPAHFHVLREALMRTPKTLVTASLSAYGTIQVY, encoded by the coding sequence ATGATAAACTGCACCTTCAGGCTGAACGGTAACGCTCTGTCAAACCTGTCTTGCCCGGGGATAGGTTTTTTCCCTGCATACTCCGGCAATACTGGGCAATACCGGAATAACCCAGATTCAGTCGCGGTGAAGAACGTCGGGCCTCTGCCGCCGGGTAAATATTACATCGTGGACAGGCCGAGAAGCATAGGCACACGGGTAAAAGATTATTTTGCTACCAGGTACACGGGTTCCGATCATTCAATATGGTTTGCCTTGTACCGTGAAGATAACAGCATCGATGATATTACCTTCATAGATGAAGTGACCAGGGGTAACTTCAGGCTGCATCCTGCTGGATATGAAGGTATAAGCAACGGCTGCATAACGCTGCCTTCTCCGGCTCACTTTCACGTACTTAGGGAAGCGCTAATGAGGACACCCAAAACGCTCGTGACTGCTTCGCTGTCCGCCTACGGCACAATACAGGTGTATTAA
- a CDS encoding anti-sigma factor family protein, whose translation MNAPRFAPPYNDDAIVAWIDGEMFRADAQQFEEQLKRDERLSGRTAELMKSSQDYAGAFAPLLDDAPLATMQARLAALPDPQSSTPVGVSRRALIAASVSFLLVGSGLGYLLRPASAPEDENAHIRDLEAQYMSLYSVETLLDMDSAAPVLQRGLERAAQDIGMKLTMPQLILRGAELKMVRMLRYETTSIAQIAWIDADYGPMALCISPVDEKTTAALRQEQRHSMNLAWWQDGGYQFVLIGRNPLAHLRANAEQLQRLISG comes from the coding sequence ATGAACGCGCCCCGTTTTGCACCGCCCTATAACGACGACGCTATCGTGGCATGGATAGACGGCGAGATGTTCCGCGCCGACGCGCAGCAATTTGAAGAGCAGTTGAAACGTGACGAACGCCTTTCCGGGCGAACCGCCGAACTGATGAAAAGCAGCCAGGATTACGCCGGGGCGTTTGCCCCCCTGCTGGATGATGCGCCTCTTGCGACGATGCAGGCGCGCCTGGCGGCGCTTCCCGATCCGCAATCCTCCACGCCGGTTGGCGTCAGCAGGCGGGCGCTGATTGCCGCGTCGGTCAGCTTTTTGCTGGTGGGTTCCGGGCTGGGCTACCTGCTGCGGCCCGCTTCCGCGCCAGAAGATGAGAACGCCCATATCCGCGACCTCGAAGCGCAATATATGTCCCTGTACAGCGTCGAGACGCTGCTGGATATGGACAGCGCAGCGCCGGTCCTGCAGCGCGGGCTGGAACGGGCGGCGCAGGATATCGGCATGAAGCTAACTATGCCGCAGCTTATTCTGCGAGGGGCAGAGCTTAAAATGGTGCGCATGCTGCGCTATGAAACGACCTCTATCGCGCAGATTGCCTGGATCGACGCCGACTACGGCCCGATGGCGCTCTGTATCTCGCCCGTAGATGAGAAGACGACGGCCGCGCTCCGCCAGGAGCAGCGGCACAGCATGAACCTGGCGTGGTGGCAGGATGGGGGCTACCAGTTTGTCCTGATTGGCCGCAATCCGCTGGCTCACCTGCGGGCAAACGCGGAGCAGCTCCAGCGCCTCATCTCAGGATGA